The genomic region ATTAAGGCTATAGAAGGATATCAGTGTGACTTACTATTAGTTGATGGTCACGGATTAGCTCATCCTAGAAAGAGCGGTATAGCTACAGTCATTGGAGTTTTACTGGATATTCCTACTATGGGCATTGCAAAGTCAAAGCTTGCCGGTGATATAGTAGAGGAAAACGGAATCTTCTACGTGGTTATTAACGGAGAGAAGGTAGGAGTAAAAGCTGGGAAGTATTTTTACAGCCCAGGGAATAGAACTGACCTACAAGATGTCATAGAAATGTCTAAAAGAGGCTATCCCGAGATACTTAAAATTGCCGATAAACTTTCAAAGCAGGCAAAAAAGGATAAAAACATGAGTTCGGATTATAAAATATGGTAGAAGTACCTAAAATTCCAGAAGAAAAAGAAATTGAACTTAACCCTCACGATACTGCATTAATTATAGTTGATATGCAAAACGATTTTGTTAGAAAAGATGGAAAGCTTCCAGTTCCTACAGCTGAGAGTACAATAAAACCTATAAAGGATCTAATCAAGAAAGCTAGGGATTCCTCTGCTCTAGTTGTCTATACTCAAGATTGGCACATGAAGGATGATCCGGAATTTAAAATATGGGGAGAACATGCATTAGCCGGAACTTGGGGCGCAGAAATAATAGATGAATTAAAGCCAGAAAAAGACGATTTCATCATTAAAAAATACAGGTATGACGCGTTCTTTGAGA from Acidianus ambivalens harbors:
- a CDS encoding endonuclease V; the encoded protein is MWEKEDYLLNFLILFQRLIAKNVKLTHLGLENVKTLCAVDVAYDKEEGYAVAVKQEGDKIEYKITKGKVTFPYIPGFLFMREAPIMIKAIEGYQCDLLLVDGHGLAHPRKSGIATVIGVLLDIPTMGIAKSKLAGDIVEENGIFYVVINGEKVGVKAGKYFYSPGNRTDLQDVIEMSKRGYPEILKIADKLSKQAKKDKNMSSDYKIW
- a CDS encoding cysteine hydrolase family protein encodes the protein MVEVPKIPEEKEIELNPHDTALIIVDMQNDFVRKDGKLPVPTAESTIKPIKDLIKKARDSSALVVYTQDWHMKDDPEFKIWGEHALAGTWGAEIIDELKPEKDDFIIKKYRYDAFFETPLDYILRVKGIKNLIITGTVANICVLHTAGSAALRWYNVIMPKDGISAITDFDYYATLRQVDFLYKGKITTSAGIKFNTK